One genomic window of Phycisphaerales bacterium includes the following:
- a CDS encoding Fe(2+)-trafficking protein — MDLETRIAQFENMSREDPDNDMAHFSLANAYAQAGRHADAAASYMRCIELNPAMSKAYQLAGEQLIEAGENDDATELLTTGYKSATERGDRMPATAMKGMLEKLGAPVPEVQEKKPTAAELEEGDFLCQRTGKRGHQLPRPPFKGPIGQWIYDNISKETWDAWIGQGTKVINELRLDLSQDKDAEAYDQHMHEYLGLDETTLEELRAGSAS, encoded by the coding sequence ATGGACCTCGAGACCCGCATCGCCCAGTTCGAGAACATGTCTCGGGAGGACCCCGACAACGACATGGCCCACTTCTCGCTGGCCAACGCCTACGCCCAGGCCGGCCGCCACGCCGACGCCGCCGCCAGCTACATGCGCTGCATCGAGCTCAACCCCGCCATGAGCAAGGCCTACCAGCTCGCCGGCGAGCAGCTCATCGAGGCCGGCGAGAACGACGACGCGACGGAATTGCTCACCACCGGCTACAAGAGCGCCACCGAGCGCGGCGACCGCATGCCCGCCACCGCCATGAAGGGCATGCTCGAGAAGCTCGGCGCCCCCGTGCCCGAGGTGCAGGAAAAGAAGCCGACCGCCGCCGAGCTCGAAGAGGGCGACTTCCTCTGCCAGCGCACCGGCAAGCGCGGCCACCAGCTCCCGCGCCCGCCCTTCAAGGGCCCCATCGGCCAGTGGATCTACGACAACATCAGCAAGGAGACCTGGGACGCCTGGATCGGCCAGGGCACCAAGGTCATCAACGAACTCCGCCTCGACCTCAGCCAGGACAAGGACGCCGAGGCCTACGACCAGCACATGCATGAGTACCTGGGCCTCGACGAGACGACGCTCGAAGAGCTGCGGGCGGGCTCGGCGAGCTGA
- a CDS encoding DUF1028 domain-containing protein — MLPNLRSAPAAIAAAALLACAGSAQATWSILLVDTRTGEIALGSATCLTGFDLRANTPVIITGVGAATAQSFVDSSGRNRVRIRDGLALGLTPAEIFDDLSTFDPGHQTRQYGIVDVTGGTGTFSGTGAGAWAGGLTGELTGTSDGIFYAVQGNLLTGPAVVDDAVQAIVSTPGDLAEKLMAGMEAAQAVGGDARCSCTPLPIPCGTPPAGFLKSADIGYMMIARAGDTDACNGIYRLTTSTRDIEIADVDGDGAPDAVVADSAGNQLSTLANAGPDVLGTMPVLLDPSADTRFGRVSNLLMIDVSGDDLLDIVAYDEVADSIAVGVGDGMGGFADPVRTGIAVEPGALLAIDVDGDGGPTDLFVGAESGGQALLLRNDGAGGFSIESFAFAGGPRQWAVGDLNGDGFDDVGYVTSGGLVAAVLNDGAGSLSLGPIGAATLDGTLLEAADMDGDGDDDLVGVNRSRREVAVVSLNGGTFAQATAGLPRSPNWAAVGSVTSPDATEVVVGVSDLSADLLTFRLDAGVLELVDSTGTSLIPRNFVLADLTGDGFDELVGTTGSNLSVIGNQGGNLAPGPGCGAGDYFMNFNIANASRSDPDPVFQLRDLFDDWRSDLVGLADAVQSEAELDPPVIAAGEMATLRIELRDWRGDAADMSMVVPQVLIGGPPTISLGTPVSLGGGVWEVDLTASSSGAAGMAELSITIADAGTRPVTLMPLPTLEVTGGCYADFDGDGVLTIFDFLAFQNAFQDADPIADCDGSGSLDIFDFLCFQNSFDSGC; from the coding sequence GTGCTGCCCAACCTGCGCTCGGCCCCCGCCGCCATCGCCGCCGCCGCCCTGCTCGCCTGCGCGGGCTCTGCCCAGGCCACCTGGTCCATTCTGCTGGTCGACACGCGGACGGGCGAGATCGCCCTGGGCAGCGCGACGTGCCTGACAGGCTTCGACCTGCGGGCCAACACGCCGGTGATCATCACGGGCGTGGGCGCGGCGACGGCGCAGAGCTTCGTCGATAGCTCGGGCCGCAACCGCGTGCGCATCCGCGACGGGCTTGCGCTGGGCCTGACGCCGGCGGAGATCTTCGACGACCTCTCGACCTTCGACCCCGGGCACCAGACGCGGCAGTACGGCATCGTCGACGTGACCGGAGGCACGGGAACTTTCAGCGGCACCGGGGCCGGGGCGTGGGCGGGCGGCCTGACGGGCGAACTCACTGGCACGAGCGACGGAATCTTCTACGCCGTGCAGGGCAACCTGCTGACGGGGCCCGCGGTCGTCGATGATGCGGTGCAGGCAATCGTCTCGACGCCGGGCGACCTGGCCGAGAAGCTGATGGCGGGCATGGAAGCGGCGCAGGCAGTGGGCGGCGACGCGCGGTGCTCGTGCACGCCGCTGCCGATCCCGTGCGGCACGCCGCCGGCGGGGTTCCTCAAGAGCGCCGACATCGGGTACATGATGATCGCGCGGGCGGGCGACACCGACGCGTGCAACGGGATCTACCGGCTCACGACCTCGACGCGGGACATCGAGATCGCCGACGTCGATGGTGACGGCGCACCCGATGCGGTCGTCGCGGACAGTGCCGGCAATCAACTCTCGACGCTCGCGAATGCCGGGCCCGACGTGCTCGGCACGATGCCCGTGCTCCTGGACCCATCGGCGGACACGCGGTTCGGGCGTGTGTCGAACCTCCTGATGATCGATGTAAGCGGTGACGACCTCCTCGACATCGTTGCCTACGACGAGGTGGCCGATTCCATCGCCGTCGGCGTCGGTGATGGCATGGGTGGGTTCGCCGACCCGGTGCGCACGGGCATCGCAGTCGAACCGGGCGCGTTGCTGGCGATCGACGTTGATGGCGACGGCGGGCCGACCGACCTGTTCGTTGGCGCCGAGAGCGGAGGTCAGGCCCTGCTGCTGCGAAACGACGGAGCGGGCGGCTTCTCGATCGAGTCGTTTGCCTTCGCGGGTGGCCCACGTCAATGGGCCGTCGGGGACCTCAACGGCGACGGCTTCGACGACGTCGGATACGTGACGAGCGGCGGACTCGTCGCAGCGGTGCTCAACGACGGCGCCGGCTCACTCTCGCTCGGGCCCATCGGCGCCGCGACGCTCGATGGCACGCTCCTGGAAGCAGCCGACATGGACGGCGACGGCGACGACGACCTGGTCGGCGTGAATCGCTCGCGGCGTGAGGTCGCCGTCGTGTCACTGAACGGGGGGACGTTTGCGCAGGCGACGGCCGGTCTCCCGCGCTCGCCGAACTGGGCCGCGGTCGGCAGCGTGACGAGCCCGGACGCGACCGAGGTCGTCGTGGGCGTAAGCGACCTGTCGGCGGATCTGCTGACGTTCCGCCTCGACGCCGGCGTGCTCGAGCTGGTCGACAGCACCGGCACGTCGCTCATCCCGCGGAACTTCGTGCTCGCCGACCTCACCGGTGATGGCTTCGACGAGCTCGTCGGCACGACGGGCAGTAACCTGAGCGTCATTGGTAATCAGGGCGGGAACCTCGCCCCCGGCCCGGGCTGCGGCGCGGGCGACTACTTCATGAACTTCAACATCGCCAACGCGAGCCGGAGCGATCCCGATCCGGTGTTCCAGCTCCGCGACCTGTTCGACGATTGGCGCAGCGACCTGGTCGGCCTGGCCGACGCCGTGCAGAGCGAAGCCGAGCTCGACCCGCCGGTGATCGCGGCTGGCGAGATGGCGACGCTGCGCATCGAGCTGCGCGACTGGCGGGGCGATGCCGCCGACATGAGCATGGTGGTGCCGCAGGTGCTCATCGGCGGGCCGCCCACGATCAGCCTCGGCACGCCGGTGTCGCTGGGCGGCGGCGTGTGGGAGGTCGACCTGACGGCATCATCGAGCGGCGCCGCGGGCATGGCCGAGTTGTCGATCACGATCGCCGACGCGGGAACCCGGCCCGTGACGCTGATGCCGCTGCCAACGCTCGAGGTGACCGGCGGCTGCTACGCCGACTTCGACGGCGACGGCGTGCTGACGATCTTCGACTTCCTGGCGTTCCAGAACGCGTTCCAGGACGCCGATCCCATCGCGGACTGCGATGGGTCGGGGTCGCTGGACATCTTTGACTTTCTGTGCTTCCAGAACTCGTTTGACTCAGGCTGTTGA
- a CDS encoding acetyl-CoA C-acetyltransferase yields the protein MSNQSNQPVIVAAKRTPIGKFFGSLAGTPAPQLGAYAIKAAMDEVPALKPDMVDECVMGCVLQAGLGQNPARQAGLKAGLPDTLSAKTINKVCGSGLEAVMMAAQSIKAGDNDVVVAGGMENMTGAPHFAHVRQGVKFGDTKLTDVMAHDGLTCAFEHWMMGNAADHIAQKFGVSREEQDRFAAQSHQRAEKATSDGWFKDEMVALTGEQLGNRKVPGPEGGCSTDEGIRPGSTAEGLSKLRPAFDKAGTVTAGNASQINDGAAATIVMSESKATELGIKPMAKVIAYATSGVAPKDIFAAPITGVQNVLKKAGLSVDDIDLFELNEAFAAQVLSNIKELGIPEDKLNVAGGGIALGHPIGASGTRVLTTLLHQMKRTGAKRGLAGLCLGGGNSVAMVVEAV from the coding sequence ATGTCCAACCAGTCCAACCAGCCCGTGATCGTCGCCGCCAAGCGCACCCCCATCGGCAAGTTCTTCGGCAGCCTGGCCGGGACGCCCGCGCCCCAGCTCGGCGCCTACGCCATCAAGGCCGCCATGGATGAGGTCCCCGCGCTCAAGCCCGACATGGTCGACGAGTGCGTCATGGGCTGCGTGCTGCAGGCCGGGCTGGGCCAGAACCCCGCGCGCCAGGCGGGCCTGAAGGCCGGCCTGCCCGACACGCTGAGCGCCAAGACCATCAACAAGGTCTGCGGCTCGGGCCTCGAGGCCGTCATGATGGCGGCCCAGTCGATCAAGGCAGGCGACAACGACGTCGTCGTCGCGGGCGGCATGGAGAACATGACCGGCGCGCCCCACTTCGCGCACGTGCGCCAGGGCGTGAAGTTCGGCGACACTAAGCTCACCGATGTCATGGCCCACGACGGCCTGACCTGCGCCTTCGAGCACTGGATGATGGGCAATGCCGCCGACCACATCGCCCAGAAGTTCGGCGTCAGCCGCGAGGAGCAGGACCGCTTCGCCGCCCAGAGCCACCAGCGCGCCGAGAAGGCGACCAGCGATGGCTGGTTCAAGGACGAGATGGTCGCGCTCACCGGCGAGCAACTTGGCAACCGCAAGGTCCCGGGGCCCGAGGGCGGCTGCAGCACTGACGAGGGTATCCGCCCCGGAAGTACCGCCGAAGGCCTGTCGAAGCTTCGTCCGGCGTTCGACAAGGCCGGCACCGTGACCGCTGGCAACGCGAGCCAGATCAACGACGGCGCCGCCGCCACGATCGTCATGAGCGAGAGCAAGGCGACCGAGCTCGGCATCAAGCCCATGGCCAAGGTCATCGCCTACGCCACCAGCGGCGTCGCGCCCAAGGACATCTTCGCAGCCCCGATCACCGGCGTGCAGAACGTGCTGAAGAAGGCCGGCCTGAGCGTCGATGACATCGACCTGTTCGAGCTCAACGAGGCCTTCGCCGCCCAGGTGCTCAGCAACATCAAGGAGCTTGGCATCCCCGAGGACAAGCTCAACGTCGCCGGCGGCGGCATCGCCCTGGGCCACCCCATCGGCGCCTCGGGCACCCGCGTGCTGACCACCCTGCTTCACCAGATGAAGCGCACCGGCGCCAAGCGCGGCCTGGCCGGCCTGTGCCTGGGCGGCGGCAACAGCGTGGCGATGGTGGTGGAGGCGGTGTGA
- a CDS encoding YHS domain-containing (seleno)protein: MKRTVAKQASVLVALAAATVAMNAPVWAAGQQQSTQANEPAKKAEPVRNISEWNLPKRTKLAISGYDPVAYFPEGGGKAKKGSKRFEHTHKGVTYRFTSQANLELFKKAPGRYEPAHGAWCSWAMASGGKTEPNPKNFIVKNDRLFLFYDGLFANTRTDWLKGDHDELAEKADHEWKKKSREEKRQVKKPAA; the protein is encoded by the coding sequence ATGAAACGCACCGTCGCCAAGCAAGCAAGCGTTTTGGTCGCCCTGGCCGCCGCCACCGTCGCCATGAACGCCCCCGTGTGGGCAGCCGGCCAGCAGCAGTCCACCCAGGCCAACGAGCCCGCCAAGAAGGCCGAGCCCGTCCGGAACATCTCGGAGTGGAACCTGCCCAAACGCACCAAGCTGGCCATCAGCGGCTACGACCCGGTCGCCTACTTCCCCGAGGGCGGCGGCAAGGCCAAGAAGGGCTCCAAGCGCTTCGAGCACACCCACAAGGGCGTGACCTACCGCTTCACCAGCCAGGCCAACCTGGAGCTCTTCAAGAAGGCCCCCGGCCGCTACGAGCCCGCCCACGGCGCCTGGTGCAGCTGGGCCATGGCCAGCGGCGGCAAGACCGAGCCCAACCCCAAGAACTTCATCGTGAAGAACGACCGCCTGTTCCTGTTCTACGACGGCCTGTTCGCTAACACCCGCACCGACTGGCTGAAGGGCGACCACGACGAGCTGGCCGAGAAGGCCGACCACGAGTGGAAGAAGAAGAGCCGCGAGGAAAAGCGTCAGGTCAAGAAGCCCGCCGCGTGA
- a CDS encoding GC-type dockerin domain-anchored protein, with translation MKTLACLFFAVSAAIARCPDYVLDDGSGGFTIGPSEFDAVVTWGNYFHADAGCPWLSEVSVSFPGSLPVGTPLTVIVYADPDGDGDPTNATVVSAASHASEATSTSTFATYAIRPTDVGEGGFFVAIAAFVPQRQAVARMDQDTLGLNSWLFYDGDLLTDLGAAPFILRMSDSPFNGTWMVRTAGEAQGCLIDLDRDGAATAFDFLAFQNAFGAGDLLADFDGDLTLTLFDFLAFQSAFDGGC, from the coding sequence ATGAAGACCCTCGCCTGCCTGTTTTTCGCCGTTTCTGCTGCGATCGCCCGCTGCCCCGACTACGTGCTCGACGATGGCTCGGGCGGGTTCACCATCGGTCCGAGCGAGTTCGACGCCGTCGTCACCTGGGGCAACTACTTCCACGCCGACGCGGGCTGCCCCTGGCTCTCGGAGGTCAGCGTGTCCTTCCCCGGCAGCCTGCCGGTGGGCACGCCGCTCACGGTGATCGTGTACGCCGACCCCGACGGCGACGGCGATCCGACCAACGCCACGGTCGTCTCGGCGGCCTCGCACGCGTCGGAGGCGACCTCGACGAGCACCTTCGCCACCTACGCCATCCGCCCGACGGACGTAGGCGAGGGCGGCTTCTTCGTCGCGATCGCCGCGTTCGTGCCGCAGCGGCAAGCCGTGGCTCGGATGGACCAGGACACGCTGGGCCTGAACTCCTGGCTGTTCTACGACGGCGACCTGCTGACCGACCTTGGGGCGGCGCCGTTCATCCTGCGGATGAGCGACAGCCCCTTCAACGGCACCTGGATGGTCCGAACCGCGGGCGAAGCCCAAGGATGCCTCATCGATCTGGACCGCGACGGGGCCGCGACGGCATTCGACTTCCTCGCCTTCCAGAACGCGTTCGGCGCAGGCGACCTACTGGCAGACTTCGACGGTGACCTCACCCTCACGCTCTTCGATTTCCTGGCGTTCCAGTCGGCGTTTGACGGCGGCTGCTGA